Proteins co-encoded in one Metabacillus sp. KUDC1714 genomic window:
- a CDS encoding DUF421 domain-containing protein, whose translation MDFFSSQESLTAMEWVLRAVVAFFFLVVIAKIMGQRSISQLRFLDFVIALVIGNIIAHPLSDEKLELKSSMITMTVLVFLYVSGIYLSLKWNGLRNIFDPQPIPLIENGQINFKNLNKARITVDILLSELRKEKTDDIQKVVLAFWEPGGTISIFLYPQYQPITPTDLTLEIKPFDFPRTIIKERKIDYNELQHLGKDEKWILNKLKTTHNIHVKDVLLATFDSSENLKVFLYK comes from the coding sequence ATGGATTTTTTTAGTAGTCAAGAATCACTTACAGCTATGGAGTGGGTTTTACGAGCAGTTGTAGCGTTTTTCTTTTTAGTAGTAATAGCAAAAATAATGGGACAGCGTTCGATTTCACAGTTGCGATTCCTTGACTTTGTTATTGCGTTAGTAATAGGGAATATTATTGCCCATCCTTTATCAGATGAAAAATTAGAGTTAAAAAGTTCAATGATAACGATGACAGTTTTAGTATTTTTATATGTTTCTGGAATATATTTAAGCTTAAAATGGAATGGGTTACGAAATATATTTGATCCACAACCTATCCCTCTAATTGAAAACGGACAAATTAATTTCAAAAATTTAAATAAGGCAAGGATTACAGTTGATATTCTTCTATCTGAATTACGAAAAGAAAAAACAGATGATATTCAAAAAGTAGTACTTGCATTTTGGGAACCTGGAGGAACGATATCGATATTTTTATATCCTCAGTATCAGCCAATTACACCTACTGATTTAACACTTGAAATAAAGCCTTTTGATTTTCCTAGGACAATCATTAAAGAGCGAAAGATTGATTACAATGAGTTACAACATCTTGGTAAAGATGAAAAATGGATATTGAATAAACTTAAAACAACCCACAATATACATGTAAAGGATGTATTACTGGCGACTTTTGATTCTAGTGAAAATCTAAAGGTATTCTTGTATAAGTAA
- a CDS encoding histidine phosphatase family protein, whose amino-acid sequence MGSFHTIDVYLVRHGVTSWNIEKRYLGHTDEPLVEHELYKLNPLRSSLKEIPFDRYYSSDLKRCTETFRYLIGDKLVCLDSRIRELDFGKWEGMTYEMLKGDVSYQDWLNNWEHIAPPGGETLAQLNARINAFLADLLIQNKDHNSNVLILTHGGVIRAILKNFEQTKSFWELMIQHGKAYHLSFQQQKGEWVCNSLSVVPIQEKEN is encoded by the coding sequence ATGGGGTCTTTTCATACTATCGATGTATATTTGGTTCGTCATGGGGTGACAAGTTGGAATATTGAAAAAAGATATTTAGGCCATACAGATGAACCATTAGTAGAGCATGAGCTTTATAAATTAAATCCATTGCGAAGCTCCCTTAAAGAAATTCCTTTTGATCGTTATTATTCTAGTGATCTTAAACGATGTACAGAAACATTTCGATATTTAATAGGAGATAAACTCGTTTGTTTAGATTCTAGGATAAGGGAGCTTGATTTTGGAAAATGGGAAGGTATGACTTATGAGATGCTAAAAGGTGATGTAAGCTATCAAGATTGGTTAAACAATTGGGAGCATATTGCTCCACCGGGCGGAGAAACTCTAGCCCAGTTAAACGCTAGAATAAATGCCTTTCTGGCAGATCTACTTATTCAAAATAAAGATCATAATAGTAACGTGCTTATCCTTACCCATGGGGGCGTCATCCGAGCTATCTTGAAAAACTTTGAGCAAACGAAGTCTTTCTGGGAATTAATGATACAGCATGGAAAAGCATATCACTTGTCATTTCAACAGCAAAAGGGGGAATGGGTTTGCAACTCGTTGTCGGTGGTGCCTATTCAGGAAAAAGAAAACTAA
- a CDS encoding ABC transporter substrate-binding protein — MKKWLLLSIMVMLISVFTIACGNAEDKATDENETTLKSDETNEGETKAAFPVTVTDGTGEEVTIESEPKTIVSVIPSNTEITFALGQGDKLIGVDNYSNYPPDVEKIEKIGDQQLDVEKILALQPDLALVTDFQHENNPDILKQFKEAGIDVIVIGSAESFENVYNTITLIGQVTGATKEADTIVKEMKGRLAEIKEQAKAVTEKKAVWVEVSPAPDIFTTGQDTFMHEMLEVINATNTAGEQKGWVKMTEEEIVTLNPDVIITTYGYYVENPAEGVLNRAGWEEVPAIKDKQVFDVNNDTVTRPGPRLIDGVETLAKLIYPEIFDK; from the coding sequence TTGAAGAAATGGCTTTTACTAAGCATCATGGTTATGCTAATCAGCGTTTTCACAATTGCTTGTGGAAATGCAGAAGATAAAGCAACAGATGAGAATGAAACAACTTTGAAATCTGATGAAACAAATGAAGGGGAAACCAAAGCTGCCTTTCCAGTAACAGTTACCGACGGAACTGGTGAAGAAGTAACAATTGAATCAGAACCTAAAACAATTGTATCTGTCATCCCAAGTAATACAGAAATAACATTTGCTTTAGGGCAAGGTGATAAGCTTATTGGAGTAGATAATTACAGTAATTACCCTCCAGATGTTGAAAAGATTGAAAAAATAGGTGATCAACAATTAGATGTCGAAAAAATATTGGCTCTACAACCTGATCTTGCATTAGTAACTGATTTCCAACATGAAAACAATCCCGATATTTTAAAGCAATTTAAAGAGGCTGGTATTGATGTCATTGTTATAGGAAGTGCGGAATCATTTGAAAATGTATACAATACGATTACTTTAATTGGCCAAGTTACGGGTGCGACAAAAGAGGCTGACACGATAGTAAAAGAAATGAAGGGGAGATTAGCTGAAATAAAAGAGCAGGCAAAAGCTGTAACTGAAAAGAAAGCTGTCTGGGTAGAAGTTTCACCTGCCCCAGACATTTTTACAACAGGTCAAGATACATTTATGCATGAGATGTTAGAAGTTATCAATGCAACAAATACTGCCGGTGAACAAAAAGGTTGGGTCAAAATGACCGAGGAAGAAATTGTTACATTAAACCCTGATGTTATCATTACTACATACGGATATTATGTTGAAAATCCTGCAGAAGGCGTATTAAACCGTGCTGGCTGGGAAGAGGTGCCTGCTATTAAAGATAAACAAGTTTTTGATGTAAATAATGATACGGTTACTAGACCAGGACCACGATTAATTGATGGGGTTGAGACGCTTGCAAAGCTTATTTATCCAGAAATTTTTGACAAATAA
- a CDS encoding peptidoglycan-binding protein — translation MKMKWGFTILVLTSIGLFFPSKGEAALGDRTLSEGMVHNDVIELQEYLIAKGEFPYHTATGYYGVITKEAVREYQDEQNLKVDGIAGPQTINKIKVLRSGDMGRPVVKLQRLLKAWNLYSGTTDGIYGSGTKNAVIQFQQKNGLTTDGLAGPQTFKKLNQKATEVDNQIKELTVESTAYTASCNGCSGTTKLGIDLKKYPDGHVIAVDPNVIPLGSTVEVDGYGTAIAADIGGGINGNEIDVFFATENTALKWGRKAVKVRVIK, via the coding sequence ATGAAAATGAAATGGGGTTTTACAATACTTGTACTTACGAGTATTGGATTGTTCTTTCCCTCAAAAGGTGAAGCAGCATTGGGTGATCGAACTTTATCGGAAGGTATGGTACATAATGATGTTATCGAATTACAAGAATACTTAATAGCTAAAGGAGAATTTCCCTATCATACCGCAACAGGTTATTACGGAGTAATTACAAAGGAAGCAGTTAGAGAATATCAAGATGAACAAAATTTAAAAGTTGATGGTATCGCTGGTCCTCAAACGATTAACAAAATAAAAGTACTACGATCGGGAGATATGGGGAGGCCGGTTGTTAAACTCCAACGACTTTTAAAGGCTTGGAATCTATATAGTGGCACCACTGATGGAATATACGGAAGTGGTACAAAAAATGCTGTTATTCAATTCCAGCAAAAAAACGGACTAACTACAGATGGCTTAGCTGGTCCACAAACGTTTAAGAAATTAAACCAAAAAGCAACAGAAGTAGATAATCAAATCAAGGAATTAACTGTAGAAAGCACAGCTTATACTGCAAGTTGCAATGGGTGTTCAGGTACCACAAAATTAGGAATAGATTTAAAAAAATATCCTGATGGACATGTAATTGCTGTAGATCCAAATGTAATCCCATTAGGTTCAACTGTTGAAGTTGATGGATACGGTACAGCTATTGCAGCAGACATTGGCGGGGGTATTAATGGAAATGAAATTGATGTGTTTTTTGCAACGGAAAATACCGCACTAAAATGGGGAAGAAAAGCTGTAAAGGTGAGAGTAATTAAGTAG
- the cobS gene encoding adenosylcobinamide-GDP ribazoletransferase: protein MERLIMMKHYILGFILAMQFLTRIPIPIECPWEKKSIRGALASFGIVGLIIGGILAIAITITDSVLPGWMIALLIVTIWVFLTGGLHLDGLMDVADAVGSNAPFSKKLEIMKDPQVGSFAVLTAIFHLTWKITFVYGVIQTDQLKPLLFFLILIPAFSRLIPLYLLYYLPVMKQEGLAYQWKKHLTGREVIIGTTIVFLFTLVFPYTLLLFFSYFVFYFFLRIWILKNFKGINGDLLGASIEGGELWGLFILSMYIWFVMG, encoded by the coding sequence ATGGAAAGGCTGATCATGATGAAGCATTACATTTTAGGATTTATTTTAGCTATGCAATTTTTAACTCGTATCCCGATTCCTATTGAGTGTCCTTGGGAAAAAAAATCAATAAGAGGAGCACTTGCTTCCTTTGGAATCGTTGGGTTAATCATTGGAGGTATTTTAGCTATAGCCATTACAATCACAGACTCGGTATTACCAGGATGGATGATCGCTCTATTGATCGTGACGATATGGGTGTTTTTAACTGGAGGATTACATTTAGATGGCTTAATGGATGTGGCCGATGCGGTGGGTTCAAATGCTCCTTTTTCGAAAAAGCTTGAAATCATGAAAGATCCTCAAGTTGGAAGCTTTGCTGTCCTTACCGCCATCTTTCATCTCACTTGGAAAATTACATTCGTTTATGGGGTTATTCAGACAGATCAACTGAAACCCTTACTGTTCTTTCTTATACTGATTCCAGCATTCAGTCGATTAATCCCGCTTTACTTATTATATTACCTTCCAGTAATGAAGCAGGAAGGACTTGCCTATCAATGGAAGAAGCATCTAACTGGCCGCGAGGTTATTATTGGCACTACTATCGTTTTCCTTTTTACACTAGTTTTCCCATACACACTATTGCTCTTCTTTTCATACTTCGTATTCTACTTTTTCCTTCGTATTTGGATCTTAAAAAACTTTAAAGGCATCAATGGGGATCTTCTTGGTGCATCAATCGAAGGAGGGGAATTATGGGGTCTTTTCATACTATCGATGTATATTTGGTTCGTCATGGGGTGA
- a CDS encoding adenosylcobinamide amidohydrolase: protein MIDIKQLSGGYEKTSVIKDVTLTIETGHFFALIGPNGSGKTTLVKLITGVLPIKKGTITIFEKSLHSYSALERARIIAVLSQEPQVEFDFHVEEIVMLGRYPHQKGLLKHISKKDRQIVDEVMKQTDVFQFRKQPFKSLSGGEKQRVLLAKALAQEPKILFLDEPTNHLDIKHTVRMLDHLKEYQRKHHLTIVAILHDLNTAALFADKIGLLNGGKLIETGELSLLQNENQLSDVYEVGIKTNFHPVIPKPQITVIPNQVKKENLGLEYELKQTDQSIHLTFNHPLRTISNGVLGEGLQWAKNFCNFHVKKEYNCSNPKEDIISWLRQAEISEYDTIGMMTAVNLKDMSILKETYEDVQIIAVITAGVGNAIDITDPSTVKQGYQIGTVNIMVFIDAHLTDGALVNAVQSVTEAKTKAFNDLQIKDAATCTIATGTSTDSTLIAATQKGDPTPYAGSGTVIGKGIGMSVYKAMIKAVQNYEKRRVQQL, encoded by the coding sequence ATGATTGACATTAAGCAATTATCTGGAGGGTATGAAAAAACGTCGGTAATAAAGGATGTTACACTTACCATCGAGACCGGTCATTTCTTTGCACTTATTGGTCCGAATGGAAGTGGAAAAACAACTCTTGTAAAATTAATAACAGGTGTGTTGCCAATAAAAAAAGGAACGATTACTATTTTTGAGAAGTCACTTCATAGCTATTCAGCCCTAGAAAGAGCTAGGATCATAGCCGTTTTATCACAGGAACCACAGGTTGAATTCGATTTTCATGTGGAAGAAATTGTTATGCTAGGACGTTACCCACACCAAAAAGGATTATTAAAACATATTTCTAAAAAAGATCGTCAAATAGTTGATGAAGTTATGAAACAAACCGATGTATTTCAGTTTCGAAAACAACCATTTAAGAGTCTAAGTGGTGGAGAGAAGCAGAGAGTCTTATTAGCTAAAGCACTTGCACAAGAGCCAAAGATCCTTTTTTTAGATGAGCCTACAAACCATCTTGATATAAAACATACAGTTAGGATGCTGGATCATTTAAAAGAATATCAAAGGAAGCATCATTTAACGATTGTTGCTATTTTACATGACTTAAATACAGCCGCTCTTTTTGCAGATAAGATAGGCTTACTTAATGGTGGAAAATTAATTGAGACAGGTGAATTGTCTCTCTTACAAAATGAAAATCAGCTAAGTGATGTATATGAAGTAGGGATTAAAACTAATTTTCACCCTGTTATCCCAAAACCACAAATCACGGTTATTCCTAACCAAGTAAAAAAAGAAAACCTAGGGCTAGAATATGAGTTAAAACAAACTGATCAATCTATCCATCTTACATTTAACCATCCTTTAAGAACAATCTCTAACGGTGTTTTAGGAGAAGGCTTGCAGTGGGCCAAAAACTTTTGTAATTTTCATGTCAAAAAAGAATATAACTGCTCAAATCCTAAAGAGGATATTATTAGCTGGTTAAGACAAGCGGAGATCTCTGAGTATGACACAATTGGCATGATGACAGCAGTGAACCTAAAAGATATGAGTATCTTAAAAGAAACGTATGAAGATGTTCAAATAATAGCAGTCATAACCGCGGGTGTTGGTAATGCAATTGATATCACTGACCCTTCCACAGTTAAGCAAGGCTATCAAATCGGAACTGTAAATATTATGGTTTTTATTGATGCTCATTTAACTGATGGTGCTTTAGTAAATGCCGTTCAATCTGTTACAGAAGCAAAGACGAAAGCCTTCAATGACTTACAAATTAAAGATGCTGCTACTTGTACAATTGCAACAGGTACATCAACAGATAGTACACTTATTGCAGCTACTCAAAAGGGTGATCCTACACCATATGCAGGATCTGGAACTGTTATTGGAAAAGGAATTGGTATGTCTGTTTATAAAGCGATGATCAAAGCTGTGCAAAACTATGAAAAACGCAGAGTGCAGCAACTATGA
- a CDS encoding bifunctional adenosylcobinamide kinase/adenosylcobinamide-phosphate guanylyltransferase, with protein sequence MQLVVGGAYSGKRKLIREQYQDITWHSAYNDHLLRNWKNSYHSKAVLVLEGWEIWIKEALSSQLSLDEARDYFFELIDEIFECEKLNGNPIIFIMLEMGRGIVPMTAEERNIRDVAGWVLQHAASKAKTVQYCWHGLVKTIK encoded by the coding sequence TTGCAACTCGTTGTCGGTGGTGCCTATTCAGGAAAAAGAAAACTAATTCGTGAGCAATATCAGGATATAACCTGGCACAGTGCGTATAATGATCATTTGTTGAGAAATTGGAAAAATTCCTATCATTCAAAAGCAGTCCTTGTTTTAGAAGGTTGGGAAATATGGATTAAGGAAGCATTATCATCCCAACTGAGTCTTGATGAAGCAAGGGATTACTTTTTTGAACTGATTGATGAAATATTTGAATGTGAGAAGCTTAATGGTAATCCTATCATCTTTATTATGTTAGAAATGGGACGAGGTATTGTACCTATGACTGCAGAGGAGAGAAATATCCGGGACGTAGCTGGGTGGGTGCTACAGCATGCTGCTTCTAAAGCTAAAACAGTACAATATTGCTGGCATGGTTTAGTAAAAACAATTAAATAA
- a CDS encoding pyridoxal phosphate-dependent aminotransferase has protein sequence MEWPDHGGQPKKILELKGINKDDLYVDFSANINPLGPPMALKESFIEAFNQFEKYPDPNYEEATKLVATHEGVRQEQTLLTNGGSEAIFLVAQQFTGEKALIIEPTFSEYERACHVFQLSVTHLSLQQEDHFSFPLEKVISKMEEVDVVFLCRPNNPTGTVVDIEDIKAVLEKGIECQTTIVIDEAFIHFLPSHITDLAFLIDHYANLVLLRSLTKIFSIPSLRLGYVVAREEMIFQLKRSQIPWSVNGIVTSILPCLVTQHEFIDETKAWLQGQLKLLTTELSRLGFYYSPTLVNFYLLRDLDRQADTEQLFLYLLENNIIPRHTHTFKGLDGNYLRLAVRTEAENNFFLQTLRRWRDRQC, from the coding sequence ATGGAATGGCCTGACCATGGTGGGCAACCGAAGAAAATTCTAGAATTAAAAGGAATTAATAAAGATGATCTATATGTTGACTTTAGTGCAAATATTAATCCGTTAGGACCTCCGATGGCATTAAAAGAGAGCTTTATAGAAGCGTTTAACCAATTCGAAAAGTATCCTGATCCCAACTACGAAGAAGCTACAAAGTTAGTTGCTACTCATGAAGGGGTAAGGCAAGAACAGACTCTCTTAACGAATGGAGGCTCTGAAGCGATCTTCCTAGTTGCCCAACAATTTACTGGGGAAAAAGCGTTAATAATCGAACCTACATTCTCTGAATATGAAAGAGCTTGTCACGTATTTCAATTATCTGTAACCCATCTTTCTCTTCAACAAGAGGATCATTTTTCTTTTCCACTTGAAAAGGTTATATCGAAAATGGAAGAAGTAGATGTCGTTTTTTTATGTCGTCCGAATAATCCAACAGGAACTGTAGTCGACATTGAAGATATTAAGGCAGTTCTTGAAAAAGGCATCGAGTGTCAAACAACGATTGTAATCGATGAAGCATTTATTCACTTTTTACCCTCCCATATCACTGACTTAGCGTTCCTTATTGATCATTATGCAAACTTAGTATTACTGAGATCATTAACTAAAATTTTTTCAATTCCTAGTTTGCGACTTGGTTATGTTGTTGCAAGGGAAGAGATGATTTTCCAATTGAAGAGAAGTCAGATTCCTTGGAGTGTAAATGGTATTGTAACCTCCATACTCCCTTGTCTAGTTACTCAGCATGAATTTATTGATGAAACAAAAGCTTGGTTACAAGGACAGCTAAAACTTTTAACCACCGAGCTTTCAAGATTAGGCTTCTATTATTCACCTACTCTTGTAAATTTTTATTTGTTAAGAGATCTTGATCGACAAGCAGATACTGAACAATTATTTCTTTATTTACTAGAGAATAACATTATTCCACGACATACTCATACTTTTAAGGGTCTTGATGGAAACTATTTACGTTTAGCGGTTCGTACTGAGGCTGAAAACAACTTTTTCCTACAAACGTTACGCAGATGGAGAGACAGGCAATGTTAA
- the cbiB gene encoding adenosylcobinamide-phosphate synthase CbiB: MNVFAMHFYMIITAIITDLLIGDPRWLPHPVIIMGKAISFLEKMWNRNKYRKAKGMLLTLTIVGGTYIFVYFLLKIVNYIHPYATFLVEMYLISTTIAMKGLHKAAKEVAIPLLQGDISLARKKLSFIVGRDTEDLPTDEVVRGTVETVAENTVDAIIAPLCWALIGGAPLAMAYRATNTLDSMVGYKNEKYKQFGWGSARLDDVMNWIPARLTAILIWLFSWFVPNSKKWNAFVVTVRDAKKHPSPNSGWPEAMTAGLLGVVLGGKNFYQGIVSNRAEMGNYTRRLQPKDIQKTIIYMHGAWFMFVLILFFIYMKL; this comes from the coding sequence ATGAATGTCTTTGCTATGCATTTTTATATGATCATTACGGCGATTATTACCGATTTACTTATCGGTGATCCAAGGTGGCTTCCACATCCTGTAATCATCATGGGAAAAGCGATAAGCTTTCTTGAAAAGATGTGGAATCGGAACAAGTATCGCAAGGCAAAAGGAATGCTTTTAACTTTGACAATTGTTGGCGGGACGTATATCTTTGTTTATTTCTTACTTAAAATTGTGAATTATATCCATCCGTACGCTACGTTTTTAGTGGAAATGTATCTTATTTCTACGACAATTGCAATGAAGGGATTACATAAAGCAGCCAAAGAAGTCGCGATCCCACTGTTACAAGGGGATATATCTTTAGCTCGTAAAAAGTTAAGCTTTATCGTTGGTCGTGACACGGAAGACCTGCCCACAGATGAAGTGGTTCGCGGTACTGTCGAAACCGTTGCTGAAAACACTGTTGATGCAATCATTGCTCCATTATGTTGGGCACTGATTGGTGGTGCACCATTAGCAATGGCTTATCGTGCAACAAATACATTAGATTCAATGGTTGGTTATAAAAATGAAAAATATAAACAATTTGGTTGGGGATCTGCCAGGTTAGATGATGTAATGAATTGGATTCCAGCTCGGTTAACGGCAATCTTAATTTGGCTTTTTTCGTGGTTTGTTCCCAATTCTAAAAAGTGGAATGCTTTTGTTGTAACTGTTCGTGATGCTAAAAAGCACCCAAGTCCGAATAGTGGTTGGCCTGAGGCTATGACTGCAGGGCTTTTAGGGGTTGTGTTAGGAGGAAAGAATTTTTACCAAGGAATTGTTTCCAACAGAGCGGAAATGGGCAACTATACTCGCAGGCTTCAGCCTAAAGATATTCAAAAAACGATTATTTACATGCATGGTGCATGGTTTATGTTTGTGCTTATACTATTCTTCATTTATATGAAGCTATAG
- a CDS encoding bifunctional adenosylcobinamide kinase/adenosylcobinamide-phosphate guanylyltransferase, which produces MLTFISGGARSGKSSFAENYTLELFEKSGRNETLLYIATAERTDREMENRIARHIVERESIWDTIEAPLEVTRVLQTVKEQEVILLDCLTVWINNMLYKGKTDIGMILEEVSKWIKLAEEKQLQLIIVSNDVNEGIQSDNLFIHEYIYKLQKVHSLVTSKAESVYQIVAGIPIKWKG; this is translated from the coding sequence ATGTTAACGTTTATTTCTGGTGGTGCTCGTTCAGGGAAAAGTTCTTTTGCAGAAAATTATACCCTTGAATTATTCGAAAAATCTGGTCGAAATGAGACATTATTATATATAGCTACTGCAGAAAGAACTGATCGTGAAATGGAAAATCGAATAGCTCGACATATTGTTGAAAGAGAATCAATTTGGGATACAATTGAAGCACCTTTGGAGGTAACACGAGTATTACAAACAGTAAAGGAACAGGAAGTCATTTTATTGGATTGCTTAACGGTTTGGATAAATAACATGCTGTATAAAGGAAAGACAGATATAGGGATGATTTTGGAAGAAGTTTCAAAATGGATTAAACTAGCTGAGGAGAAGCAACTGCAATTAATCATTGTCTCAAATGATGTTAATGAAGGAATCCAAAGTGACAATTTGTTTATTCACGAATACATCTATAAGCTTCAAAAAGTTCACAGTTTAGTTACTTCTAAAGCAGAATCAGTTTATCAAATCGTTGCAGGAATACCGATTAAATGGAAAGGCTGA
- a CDS encoding FecCD family ABC transporter permease, with protein MQSLFIQKFLTNKFVWMYLICGVFVLIAALLGLFISSVHYPITVIMDVLATKIAGIKIFSEEIPKTVESIIWEIRFPRVLLAFFVGAALSLAGAAFQGLLRNPLADPYTIGVSSGASLGAVIVLYFQITITFLGSYTLPVIAILGGLCTMFIVFAVTHLSNRRLSIETIILAGIIVSSFIGAVISLIIALSSREDIRQILYWLMGNVGMRGWSHVKLMIPFFLIGALFLIIRSRELNAFALGEESAEHLGVNVQKGKIYIIIGASLLTGAAVSVSGSISFVGLVIPHFVRLLIGPNHRHVLPLSMLVGGGYLILADLIARTIISPSELPIGVITALIGAPVFALLLIRERLGRG; from the coding sequence TTGCAAAGCTTATTTATCCAGAAATTTTTGACAAATAAATTCGTTTGGATGTATCTAATATGTGGAGTGTTTGTGCTAATTGCAGCACTCCTTGGTTTATTTATTAGTAGTGTTCATTATCCAATTACAGTAATTATGGATGTATTAGCTACAAAAATTGCCGGAATAAAGATATTTAGTGAGGAAATTCCCAAAACAGTAGAGTCGATCATATGGGAAATTCGATTTCCTCGTGTTTTATTGGCGTTTTTTGTAGGTGCTGCACTATCATTAGCTGGGGCAGCCTTTCAAGGGTTATTACGAAATCCACTCGCAGATCCGTACACAATCGGTGTATCTTCAGGTGCTTCTTTAGGTGCAGTTATCGTTCTATATTTTCAAATTACCATCACCTTTCTAGGTAGCTATACATTACCAGTTATCGCTATATTAGGTGGATTATGCACTATGTTTATTGTTTTTGCTGTGACCCATCTATCCAATCGAAGACTTTCAATTGAGACGATTATCCTTGCTGGTATTATCGTCAGTTCTTTCATTGGAGCTGTCATTTCACTTATCATTGCTTTAAGTTCACGTGAAGATATTCGGCAAATTTTATATTGGTTAATGGGGAATGTTGGGATGAGAGGCTGGAGTCATGTTAAGCTAATGATTCCCTTCTTTCTTATTGGTGCGTTGTTTTTAATAATCCGTTCAAGAGAGTTAAATGCCTTTGCGTTAGGTGAAGAATCAGCTGAACATTTAGGAGTAAACGTTCAGAAGGGAAAGATTTATATTATCATAGGAGCATCCTTACTAACAGGAGCAGCTGTTTCTGTATCTGGATCAATAAGTTTCGTTGGATTAGTTATTCCGCATTTTGTTCGGTTATTAATCGGACCAAACCATAGACATGTCCTACCTTTATCAATGTTGGTTGGTGGGGGATATTTGATCCTTGCCGATCTAATCGCCCGGACAATTATTTCACCAAGTGAACTACCTATTGGAGTGATAACAGCTTTAATTGGTGCACCAGTCTTTGCTCTACTATTAATTAGAGAACGACTAGGAAGGGGATAG